Within the Clostridium scatologenes genome, the region GGTACAAAGGGAAATCCAAACAGCTATACCTAATATAAGTTTAAAATATAGTAAAGAAGAAACATCTGATGAATTTGCTGTGGATGCAGTAAGTACAGCATTAGTTACAGCAAAGCCAAGTTTTGCAAATCATGAAATGTTTTTAGAAGAATTTAAACCTAATAGATATGCTATAGCAAGTTGTTACAATGGTCTATGTATAGGTGGAGGAAGTTATACTCTAGTTAGGTTAAATTTAAAAGCTTTAGCTGAAAAAGCTAGCAGTGAAGAAGAATTTATAAATGAACTTTTACCCAATACTATGGAAAAAATGGCTTCATATATGGATGAAAGAATAAGGTTTTTAATAGAAGAAAGTGGATTTTTTGATTCTAACTTTCTTGTAAAAGAAGGTCTTATAAGTAGAAATAAATTTACAGCTATGTTTGGTATGTTTGGACTTGCTGAATGTGTAAATACGCTTTTAGGTGCGGAAAACTTAGATAAGAGATTTGGGCATAATAAGAAAGCTGATGAACTAGGGTTGAGAATTATACAAAAAATGTATGATGTAGTGAATAAGAGAACTAATCCATATTGTGAATCAGCTAAAGGTCATTTTTTACTTCATGCTCAAGTTGGAATAGAAACTGATAAGGGCACAAGTCCAGGATGTAGAATACCTATAGGAGAAGAGCCAGAATTATACGAACATCTAATTCAAAGTGCTAAATTCCATAAGTATTTTCCATCTGGAATAGGAGATATATTTCCATTTGAAGTAACAGCAAAGAAAAACCCAGAAGCTATTTTAGACATAATAAAAGGTGCATTTAATAATGGAATGAGATATTTTTCATTATACTCATCAGATAGTGATGTAATAAGAATAACTGGATATCTTGTGAAAAAATCAGATTTGGAAAAGTTAGATAGAGGAGAAGCTGTACTTCAGGATACAGTAGCATTAGGATTGGGTGCAGTTAAAAATTCGAAAATATTGGAGAGAAAGGTAAGAGGATGTTAAAGGGAATTGTAAGGAAAATTATACCGTTTAGTTTTGTAGATGGTCCAGGAAATAGGGCAGCTATATTTTTTCAAGGATGTAATTTTGATTGCCTTTATTGTCACAATCCAGAAACTATAAAAAGCTGTATTCAGTGTGGAGAATGTGTGGATAATTGTCCATATGGTGCAATATCTTTAGTTGAAAAGTCCGTGATATGGAATCCAGAAAAGTGTGAGGATTGTGGGCTGTGTGTTAAGATATGTAAAAATCAATGTGGACCTAAATTTAGAAGTATGGATACAGATGATATATTAGAACAGATATTAAAGGTTAAGCCTTTTATTTCTGGAATAACTGTATCAGGGGGAGAATGTACCCTTCAATGGGAATTCCTGGTGGAGTTATTTGAAAAGGTAAAAAAGTTAGGATTGACAATATTTGTAGATAGCAATGGAAGCACTGATTTTAGAAGGTATAAAGAACTTACCAACTTTTTGGATATGGTTATGCTGGATGTGAAATCTTTTGATAAAGATGAGCATAAGATGCTTACGGGAAAAGATAATAGTATAGTTATAGAAAATGCTAAATATTTAGGTAGTATAAATAAGTTATACGAAATTAGAACAGTAATAGTACCTGAAGTTTTAGATAACTATAGAAATGTAGATGAAATAAGTAAGCTTATAGTAAATATTAATCCTAAAATAAGATATAAACTTATAAAGTACAGAAGCATAGGTACTCGTGAGGACAAGATTAATACACGTCAACCTACTGATGAAATGATGGAACAACTTAAAACTAAAGCTTACAATAATGGATGTGAAAATTTAATTATAGTGTAAGGTTTTTATTAACTCAACTTTCAGTTTAAAAATATTGCGAAGCAATATTTTTAATTAATAAGTAAGAATGAAGAGTTAATAGTTAATGTGGATTTTTTTCCGTTACACTACAAAAAATCTTTAATTAAGTTTTTGAAGGCTCGTTTTGCTAAGGCAAAACATCGCTGAACTCTTACTTATATAAATTTAAAGATTTTTTGCCCTAGCAAAAATCATCCTTTACTATTAATTCTTCATTATTAGTTCTTAACTTGCGAAGCTTTGCTTCGCATTATGCTTATATTAAGTTAAAATTTTGTTTTTAAATATGTTTTATTGTATAGAGTAGCCTGTATTTGAGATGCACTGCTCTATTTTTTTTGCATCTGCAGGAGTATTAAATTCTACTTCCACAGTTCCACGAGCTATGTCTACTGCAATTTCTTGAACTCCTTCTATTTTATCTAGAGCATTTTTAAGTTTAGTTTTACTTTCAGGGTATACCATGCCTGAAACGTTATAATGAACTGTTTTCATTTTTTATCAACTCCTTAATATATTCAAAATACATATTTTAGTATTATGAGAAATATAAATTTTTATTCAAAATACATATAATGTTAAAAAATAAGTATTATAATTAAAGGTATATTTAATAGTTAAAAGTATGAAAGTAAAGGTGAGTTCAATGCCAGAAAAATATTGGCCTGAAACCGTAATATTATGGGGAGCTGGTGCTACTAATTCTTTAGGACTTTATGCTACAAAAGAATTAATTCAAATTGTAATAAAGATAAATAAAAATGATTTCTCTTTTTTAGATGGTAAAGATGAAAAATTAAAATCATCTTTTAAAAAATTGGTGACAGAGTATTTAATAGAAGATGGAGAGCTTTCACAAACATATGATTTAAAAGCGTTACAAACTATTATAAATACAAATACAAAAATTAATATGCATGAACTTTTTACTATGCTGGATCAATTAATAGATAGTAATATGGGGTTTAATGCCTTTTGTAATGGGAAAACAGAATTTCTAAGAGTAGAGAGAGTAAAGGCAGCTAAAAGGTGCTTAATTCTTTTGATTGAGGAATTAGAAAGGTTAAGCATACAAAAAAAACCAGGATATATGGATAGAAAAAGTTTAGATCCATATTATCAATTTACTAAAATATTGACAGATATTATGAAAGAAGAAGGAGATATTTTTGATAGGAGAGGGTATAAAAGAGATACAAGGAGATTCTATTTATATTCTTATGCTATAATATCATTTAATTGGGATCCTGTGATTTTATGGAATATATTTAATTCACATAAGGAACAAAATGATAACTCATATTATTTAAAAGATGGTTTAAAACTTAGGCTTTTTGATGATTTTGGGACTCAAATTGCTTCTATAAAAATAGATAGTGATGAGCCTGAAATATGGTATACAGTAGAGGAATCACAATGTAAAAGGATAAATGATTATAAGTATCCATCTAGAATTGTAAGAATAGGAAAAATTCTTTTTCCTCATGGTATTTTTGGATCAAGGATATGTCCTGAATGTGGAAAGTATATAACAACTTTTGGAGGAAGCTGGAATAGGTTGTCTACAGAAGCTTTTGGACCGTCTGTATTGGAAGATTTACAAAAATCATGGAAATATAAAAGTGAAAATGAAAAAAAGAATAAAAAAGGAGCTATAGAGTGTCCATACTGTGGACAAATAACTTATCCTTTTGATATGCCACTTATAATGCAAACTTTAGCAAAACAAAAAAGTATAGCACCTTTAGAGGAAATAAAAACAGAAATGGGGCTTTTAATGAAGAATGCAAAGCATATAATATTTGCGGGATATAGTTTGCCATTAGATGATATTATGGTGAAAACCTTTTTTATGTCTTCTATTTCAGGAAACGATAAAAATAAACTTAAATGTACAGTTATAAATTACGATGAGGATTATAAATGTTCAAAGGAATGGCTTAATGGTAGTGATATACAGAGATATTTAAAAAAAAGTAAGAATGCTACTGTAGTAGAATGTATAGAAAATGTTTGTGACATATTTAATTTGGAAAATGTAAGAGTTTCTCTCAAAGGAATACCTAATGTGTTTATGAAAAATGGAAAATGTAACAGGCATAAAATTATAGATTTATTGTATCCAAGAGAATATTTTCCAGAAGGTTTTCCTGTTAGCAGAGAATAGGATAGTATTGACTTAGTGTTTTGATATATAAAATTTTGACTTAATATAAGCATAATGCAATACAACTTTTTAAGAGGACAATTGACAGAGGATAATGAAGGTGAGTTTTCCTCCTTACGTCAGAAAACTAATTTATTTTTAAAGTTTGTTTTGCTAATGCAAAGCAAACTTTAAATTTATATAAGTCAACAATGTTTCACTTTAGTGAAACGAGTAATTAAAAATTTTATTAAATATTTTTCGTAGTGGAGCAGAGAAAAATCATCCTTCACTGTCCTCTAAAAAGGTTGTGAAAAGTAAGTTATTGAATTTTAATTTCAAATTAAAAGTAAAATTGTAATATGGTGGTTAAGATATAAATAATGTGGTATAATTGTTGAAGTAAAAATTATTAGGGGGCTAACTAATGAGTGTAGAAAGTGTAAAAAAACAATTTCATGATGAAAATTTAAAATTGAAGGTATTTGAACTTGATGAAAGTACAGCAACTGTAGAATTGGCAGCTCAGGCCATAGGGGTAGAGCCTGAACGTATAGCAAAAACTATGGCTTTTAAATTAAAGGATAGGGATATTTTGATAGTTTCAAAAGGTGATGCCAAAATAGATAACAGAAAATTTAAAGATTGTTTTAGTACTAAAGCTAAAATGCTAAACCCAGATGAAGTACTAGAAGTAACTGGTCATCCAGTAGGAGGAGTTTGTCCTTTTGGACTTAAGAATCATATGGATACATATTTGGATGTATCACTCAAAAAATTTGATTTTGTGTATCCAGCAGCAGGATCACCACATGCTGCAGTAAAAGTAGCTGTTAATGAATTGGAAAATATAACTAAAGGTACATGGGCAGATTTATGCAAGTAAATGTGTAAGTAATCATGAATGTTGAAGAATTATATTAAGTACAATATGATTCTTCAACTTTTTTATTGAAAATATTTAAAAAATATATTGCAATTCAAATTTAAATAAGCTAAAATTAATTTAGTAAACAAAAGTTAAGAAAAATGAAAGTTGTATTATAAAGAGAGGGAGTTACGTGACAAATAGAGAAGAAGAAATTTTAAAGCTTATAAAAAGTAATCCTATGATTTCTCAAAAAGAGCTTTCAGAAATTTTGGGTATTACCCGTTCTTCAGCAGCAGTACACATTACAAATTTAATGAAAAAAGGATATATAAAGGGGAAAGGATATGTATTAAATGAAGCCCCTTATGTATGTGTAGTAGGTGGTGCTAATGTTGATATTCAGGGATTTCCTAATCAGATATTAATACAAAAGGATTCTAATCCTGGTCAGGTAAAAATATCATTAGGTGGTGTTGGAAGAAACATAGGAGAAAACTTAAGAAAAATGGATGTAGAGACTAAACTTATTACTGTTATAGGTAATGATGTATATGGTAATAAAATAATAGAAGAGGGAAGAAACATAGGACTGGATATGGAACACTCCCTTAGACTTCAAGAACAGCCAACCTCTACTTACTTATGTATATTAAATGAAAAAGGAGATATGCAGGTTGCAATTGCATATATGGATATTTTAGAACAAATGACAGTTGAATTTATACAAAAGAAAAAACATGTAATAGATAATGCTAGTATTTGTGTTATAGATACAAATATACCACAGAAAACTATTGAATACATTGTAACAAATCATAAGGATACTGAACTGTTTTTAGACACGGTATCTACAACTAAGGCAAAAAAAGTGAAGGATATTATAGGATGTTTTCATACTATAAAGCCTAATAAAATTGAGGCAGAAATTCTTTCAGGCATAGAAATTAAAAGTAATGATGATTTGAATAAATGTGGAAAATATTTTTTAGATAAAGGTGTTAAAAGAGTATTCATAACTCTTGGAGAAGATGGAGTTTATTATAATGATGGATGTGAAGAAAATATTGTAAAAACACCAAAAGTTAATGTTATAAATGCTACAGGAGCAGGTGATGCATTCTTGGCAGGGTTAGTTTATTCAAGGATGAATAAGTTATCAATGGAAGATAGTACTAAGGTTGCAATGACAGCATCCATTTTAGCTCTATCCCATGAGAATACCATAAATCCTAATATGTCAATTGAAAATATAAATAAAAAAATGGAGGAATTAAAATTATGTTAGAAAAATACTTAGATATAAATCCTGAGGTTAAAAAAGCACTAGAAGAAGGTAGACCAGTGGTAGCATTAGAGTCTACTATAATATCTCATGGAATGCCATATCCTAAAAATGTTGAAACAGCAAGAAATGTTGAAAAAATTATAAGGGATAAGGGAGCAATTCCAGCAACTATTGCTATTTTAAATGGTAAATTGAAAGTTGGTCTTACTAATGACGAACTTGAATACTTGGGCAATGGTAAGAATGTGATAAAAACCAGTAGAAGAGATATTCCGTTTATAATTGCAAAAAAAATGGATGGAGCAACTACTGTGGCATCTACAATGATTATTGCAGAACTTGCAGGAATAAAAGTATTTGCTACAGGTGGAATTGGAGGAGTTCATAGAGGAGCTCAGCAAACTTTTGATATATCAGCAGATTTAGAAGAATTATCACATACAAATGTAGCAGTAGTTTGTGCAGGTGCAAAATCTATATTGGATATAGGATTGACTTTAGAATATTTAGAAACTAATGGAGTCCCAGTAGTGGGATTTGGAACAGATGAAATGCCAGCTTTCTACACAAGAAAAAGTGGTTTCGGAGTTGATTATAAAATTGACTCAGTTAAAGAACTTTCAGATGCTATAAAAGCTAAATGGGATTTAGGATTACAAGGTGGGCTTATAGTTGCAAATCCAATTCCTGAACAATATCAAATGGATTATGATATAATAAACAAAGCCATTGAGAATGCTTTAAAAGAATCAGAACAAAAAGGTATAAGAGGTAAGGAATCAACACCATTTTTACTTGCTAAGATAAAAGAAATAACTGGAGGAGACAGTTTAGAATCCAATATAAGACTTGTTTATAATAATGCTGCATTAGGTGCAGAATTAGCAGTAGAATTATGTAAATAAAATTTTGTATTATGTAAGCATAGATATATATTACACTAGTGATAAATATCTATGCTTATTTTTATAGTATATTTGTTTGAAAATATGTAATGTTTAGAAAAAATAAAATTATTTTTTTTTTACTTTTTATATTGAATTTTATCTCCTAGGTGATAAAATTAAATCGTCGGTATTCTTTGAAACCGAACGGAAATTTTTTAATAAGAAATTCCGAATTATATCCAGAAAAAGGAATAAGAACGGAGGTAAATTATCAATGGAAAGAGGATTAAAATCTACAACCAAGTTTAGCACAAGGCAGCTTGCTGTTATAGGCATGTTGTCATCAATTTCAATCATACTTGGTGTAACTGGGTTAGGGTTTATACCAGTACCACCTGTAAAAGCTACTATTATGCATGTTCCAGTTATTATTGGAGCTATACTAGAAGGACCTGTAGTAGGTGCTATGGTAGGATTGATTTTTGGTATATTTAGTGTGGTACAGTCAATAATTGAACCAACACCAGTTTCTTTTGTATTTATGAACCCATTGGTGTCTGTATTACCTAGAGTACTTATAGGATTAACATCTTATTATGTTTATAAGATTGTTAAGTTAAAATCAAAATCTCTAGGAATTGCAGTGGGAGCTGCAGTAGGTACACTTACCAATACTATAGGTGTACTTGGAATGATATACCTTATATACTTAGGGCCTTATGCAAAAGCTTTAAATTTAAGCTTAAGTACTGCTAAAAAAGGTATAATAGCAGTTGCTGTAACAAATGGTATTCCAGAAATAATTTTGTCAATGATTATTGTAGTTTCAGTAGTAACTGCAGTTAATAAAATAAAGCACAGGTAGAAAAATCTTCCTTGAGTTCAAAATTAATTGAACTCAAGGATTTTTTTAATTCTAAATTTAATAAATATTAGAAAATTATAGGTATACTGTGCTATAATAAATTTGAATTCTATTTTTACTAGGAGGAAGAGGAATGTTAAAAAAGAAATTTTGTTTATTAGTTTCAGTTGCAGCAGTTGGTTTGTCAATGTTATGTACAAGTAAAGTTAATGCTGCATTTCCTGAAGTTAAAAGAATTTGGGGAGCTGATAGATATGAAACTTGCAGTAAAATTGTACAAGAAGGATGGAAGAGTACAAGTGAATATGCAGTAATAGTTAATGGAGAAAATTTTCCAGATGCGCTAAGTTCATCTGTACTAGCTAAAAAATATAATGCACCTATATTGCTAGCTAAAGGCAGTACTTTAGGTGATAAAACTTATAATGAATTGAAAAGATTAAAAGTACAACATGTATTTATTGTAGGTGGAACAGCTGTTATTACTCCTAGTGTAGAAAGTACGATGAAAAGTATGGGAATAACTACTGAAAGATTAAGTGGACAAGATAGAAATGAAACTTCAGCATCAGTAGCTGAGAAAATTGGTACTGATAATGGAGTTATACTTACTACAGATAATGATTTTACAGATGCACTATCTATTGCACCAATGGCAGCTAGATATCAAATGCCTATTATTTTAATGCCTAAAGATGGAATACCTGGTTCTGTTGAAAAATTTATGGCTGGTAAAAATATTTCTAAAGCTTACATAATAGGAGGAGCGGATGTAATATCTGAAGATACAGCACTTAAATTTCCTAATGTTGAGAGAATTGATGGTAATAATAAGTATGAAAGAAATATAAATATAATTAAAGCTTTTGGAGATAAGGTTAATTTTAGTAATGTATGTATGGCTTACTCCGAGCAATTTGCAGATGCTTTAAGTGGTTCTGTTTTTGCAGCACAAGGAGCTAATCCTATTATATTGATGGGCGATAAAAGCAGTGAGTATACTAAATACTTTTTAACTACTAAAGAAAGTGAAATTAAAAATATTACTGTTTTTGGTGGAACTTCGGGAATTAAAGAATTGCATGAACAAGATGTATTTAATGGTACTAGTGGAGATAATTCAAACGATATATCAAATACAAGTGACTATTTAGAGAATAATGGATCAATTGCAGTAAAGCAAGGTGACTGGATTTATTATAGTGGAAGCAATGGAGCCTCATCAGCAACTGGTAATTTTTTTAAAGAAAAAAATGATGGTTCAGGTAAAGTAAAGTTATCTGATGATATTGCACAAAAAATTTGGATTCAAGGAGATTATATATATTATATTAGTTATCATGGACAAAATCAAAAAAGTTCTTTTTATAAAATGAAAAATGATGGTACAGAAAGAGGACAATTAACAACAGATATACCTACTTGTGTAAATTTTCAAGGTGATTATATTTATTATATTAAATATGATAATACAAGTGTAGACAATTTAAAAATATGCAAAATAAAAAAAGATGGAACAGGAAAACAAGCCATAGGAAATGAACGTGGGATGTATTTGTCTGTGAAAGATGATTGGTTATATTATGCTGATCTAGATGATGGATCTAAAATATATAAAATGAGAACAGATGGATCAGATAAACAACTTTTATGTGGAGATTCTGCATTAAATTATATGAATGTTGTAGGTGACTGGATTTATTATTGCAATAGTGATGAGAATAACAATTTATATAGAGTTAAGATTGATGGTTCAGGAAAACAAAAGCTTAATAATAGTAATAGTAGAAATATAAACATTGTAGGAAGTTATATATATTACAGTGCAATGGATGAAAATGATAATGGTTCATTATATAAAATGAAAGTTGATGGATCCCAAAACAAAATATTAAGTAATATGGATTGTTCTACTGCGGTAGCGGTTCATGATGACTATATTTATTGTACAGGATTCAATTCAAAAGGAATTTACAGAATAAAGAATGATGGAACTGGTTATGAATTAATAAGTAAAAATGCATATGTTATTTCATTATATGTAACAGGAAATTATGTATACTATATAGAATTTATGTCTGGAGACATTAATAGTAGGTTGTATAGAATGAATTTAGATGGAACTTCAAATGAAACAATACAATAAAAATTTAAATTTAGGTAAGAGCTAGTTGATTAATAATTTAAAATTAAAATTTGTAAAATTAGTGCGTTTTTTATATTCGCACTAATTTTTATTTATGATTTTAGATTTTAATATGTTTTATTTTTATTTTAAATTTTAATTTTTTGCATATAAGAATATTTTTATTATTTACACTTGGATTATATTACTTGATGGATGTGTCAAAAATAATTGATTATATGAAATCGAAATATTGACATTAAAGACTGTATGCACTATTATGTAATAAAGTAAACTATAAGTTTACTTTATTACATAATAGTGATGGAGGCGCTTATGGGAACAAAAGAACGAAAAGAAAAAGAATTATTAATAAAGAAGAATGATATTATAGATGCAGCAGAAAGAGTTTTTTTTGAGAAGAGTATGCAGCAAGCTACTATGGATGAAGTTGCAAAAGAAGCTGAATTTAGTAAGAGAACGGTTTATGTTTATTTTAAAAGTAAAGAACAGATTTATTGTGAAATTATGCTTAGGGCATTCAAAAACTTAAATATTATGATAAATGAAAATTTGA harbors:
- a CDS encoding YjjI family glycine radical enzyme, producing the protein MNNILKIIKDKTLTYQQRLIALAGGAESSLNVLNISDDVQKLREEGVICDLNEGNAPYRPRYVLPDYEKFMEQGSEFLGLKPPKDIWEAVNNLLILYKHVPSVTTMPVYVGNIDTLLEPFIEDEEEAYKAIKLFFIHIDRTVTDSFCHGNIGPKDTKAGRIILKVQREIQTAIPNISLKYSKEETSDEFAVDAVSTALVTAKPSFANHEMFLEEFKPNRYAIASCYNGLCIGGGSYTLVRLNLKALAEKASSEEEFINELLPNTMEKMASYMDERIRFLIEESGFFDSNFLVKEGLISRNKFTAMFGMFGLAECVNTLLGAENLDKRFGHNKKADELGLRIIQKMYDVVNKRTNPYCESAKGHFLLHAQVGIETDKGTSPGCRIPIGEEPELYEHLIQSAKFHKYFPSGIGDIFPFEVTAKKNPEAILDIIKGAFNNGMRYFSLYSSDSDVIRITGYLVKKSDLEKLDRGEAVLQDTVALGLGAVKNSKILERKVRGC
- a CDS encoding ECF transporter S component; amino-acid sequence: MERGLKSTTKFSTRQLAVIGMLSSISIILGVTGLGFIPVPPVKATIMHVPVIIGAILEGPVVGAMVGLIFGIFSVVQSIIEPTPVSFVFMNPLVSVLPRVLIGLTSYYVYKIVKLKSKSLGIAVGAAVGTLTNTIGVLGMIYLIYLGPYAKALNLSLSTAKKGIIAVAVTNGIPEIILSMIIVVSVVTAVNKIKHR
- a CDS encoding heavy-metal-associated domain-containing protein — protein: MKTVHYNVSGMVYPESKTKLKNALDKIEGVQEIAVDIARGTVEVEFNTPADAKKIEQCISNTGYSIQ
- a CDS encoding YjjW family glycine radical enzyme activase — its product is MLKGIVRKIIPFSFVDGPGNRAAIFFQGCNFDCLYCHNPETIKSCIQCGECVDNCPYGAISLVEKSVIWNPEKCEDCGLCVKICKNQCGPKFRSMDTDDILEQILKVKPFISGITVSGGECTLQWEFLVELFEKVKKLGLTIFVDSNGSTDFRRYKELTNFLDMVMLDVKSFDKDEHKMLTGKDNSIVIENAKYLGSINKLYEIRTVIVPEVLDNYRNVDEISKLIVNINPKIRYKLIKYRSIGTREDKINTRQPTDEMMEQLKTKAYNNGCENLIIV
- a CDS encoding YbaK/EbsC family protein translates to MSVESVKKQFHDENLKLKVFELDESTATVELAAQAIGVEPERIAKTMAFKLKDRDILIVSKGDAKIDNRKFKDCFSTKAKMLNPDEVLEVTGHPVGGVCPFGLKNHMDTYLDVSLKKFDFVYPAAGSPHAAVKVAVNELENITKGTWADLCK
- a CDS encoding cell wall-binding repeat-containing protein, with the translated sequence MLKKKFCLLVSVAAVGLSMLCTSKVNAAFPEVKRIWGADRYETCSKIVQEGWKSTSEYAVIVNGENFPDALSSSVLAKKYNAPILLAKGSTLGDKTYNELKRLKVQHVFIVGGTAVITPSVESTMKSMGITTERLSGQDRNETSASVAEKIGTDNGVILTTDNDFTDALSIAPMAARYQMPIILMPKDGIPGSVEKFMAGKNISKAYIIGGADVISEDTALKFPNVERIDGNNKYERNINIIKAFGDKVNFSNVCMAYSEQFADALSGSVFAAQGANPIILMGDKSSEYTKYFLTTKESEIKNITVFGGTSGIKELHEQDVFNGTSGDNSNDISNTSDYLENNGSIAVKQGDWIYYSGSNGASSATGNFFKEKNDGSGKVKLSDDIAQKIWIQGDYIYYISYHGQNQKSSFYKMKNDGTERGQLTTDIPTCVNFQGDYIYYIKYDNTSVDNLKICKIKKDGTGKQAIGNERGMYLSVKDDWLYYADLDDGSKIYKMRTDGSDKQLLCGDSALNYMNVVGDWIYYCNSDENNNLYRVKIDGSGKQKLNNSNSRNINIVGSYIYYSAMDENDNGSLYKMKVDGSQNKILSNMDCSTAVAVHDDYIYCTGFNSKGIYRIKNDGTGYELISKNAYVISLYVTGNYVYYIEFMSGDINSRLYRMNLDGTSNETIQ
- a CDS encoding pseudouridine-5'-phosphate glycosidase; protein product: MLEKYLDINPEVKKALEEGRPVVALESTIISHGMPYPKNVETARNVEKIIRDKGAIPATIAILNGKLKVGLTNDELEYLGNGKNVIKTSRRDIPFIIAKKMDGATTVASTMIIAELAGIKVFATGGIGGVHRGAQQTFDISADLEELSHTNVAVVCAGAKSILDIGLTLEYLETNGVPVVGFGTDEMPAFYTRKSGFGVDYKIDSVKELSDAIKAKWDLGLQGGLIVANPIPEQYQMDYDIINKAIENALKESEQKGIRGKESTPFLLAKIKEITGGDSLESNIRLVYNNAALGAELAVELCK
- a CDS encoding PfkB family carbohydrate kinase, which translates into the protein MTNREEEILKLIKSNPMISQKELSEILGITRSSAAVHITNLMKKGYIKGKGYVLNEAPYVCVVGGANVDIQGFPNQILIQKDSNPGQVKISLGGVGRNIGENLRKMDVETKLITVIGNDVYGNKIIEEGRNIGLDMEHSLRLQEQPTSTYLCILNEKGDMQVAIAYMDILEQMTVEFIQKKKHVIDNASICVIDTNIPQKTIEYIVTNHKDTELFLDTVSTTKAKKVKDIIGCFHTIKPNKIEAEILSGIEIKSNDDLNKCGKYFLDKGVKRVFITLGEDGVYYNDGCEENIVKTPKVNVINATGAGDAFLAGLVYSRMNKLSMEDSTKVAMTASILALSHENTINPNMSIENINKKMEELKLC